A single genomic interval of Trachemys scripta elegans isolate TJP31775 chromosome 3, CAS_Tse_1.0, whole genome shotgun sequence harbors:
- the MAP1LC3C gene encoding microtubule-associated proteins 1A/1B light chain 3C produces MQTLHSSQSVRPFKLRKSFATRLEEVAGIRAKFPTKIPVIVERYQKEKYLPLLDKTKFLVPQELTMTQFITIIRSRMALTATQAFYLLVNNKSLASMSLTLAEVYRDYKDEDGFVYMTYASQEMFGCLLPTAQGKLMECLLKT; encoded by the exons ATGCAAACTCTGCATAGCAGCCAATCTGTTAGACCTTTTAAACTGAGAAAGAGTTTTG CAACTAGACTGGAAGAAGTAGCAGGAATTCGGGCAAAGTTCCCAACAAAAATCCCG GTAATTGTTGAACGGtatcagaaagaaaaatatcttcCTCTACTGGACAAAACAAAATTTCTTGTTCCTCAGGAGCTGACCATGACACAGTTTATAACCATCATTAG AAGCAGAATGGCTCTAACTGCTACACAAGCTTTCTACCTGCTGGTGAACAACAAGAGTCTGGCCAGTATGTCTCTGACATTGGCTGAAGTGTACAGGGACTACAAAGATGAAGATGGCTTTGTATATATGACATATGCTTCCCAGGAGATGTTTGGATGTCTCTTGCCCACTGCCCAAGGGAAACTTATGGAATGCCTTCTAAAAACATAA